The proteins below are encoded in one region of Penicillium psychrofluorescens genome assembly, chromosome: 4:
- a CDS encoding uncharacterized protein (ID:PFLUO_006667-T1.cds;~source:funannotate), translating to MKVSEVLLHLWWYALAGSAGALAKSTGGSQPVIIDTDIFGDVDDVGALTVANTLQNCGLADVRGIAIDTHSKYGALAANVRFITLAYNWPRALDSSASTPTPLEMYRSVLNAATGNSINIISIGFLTNLADLLKSEPDKISSLSGKDLISSKVKELVVMGGNYPSGWEYNFGDMDPESTDYILRNWPKTIPMTFSGFELGGNVYSGQRIAENSPVNSPIVAAYQWYVGRGSTIRMSWDPITTLYGILGLDGFSKLGFRPMLAYANKDGYNSITSSNGSNAWVNDTSVTNQHWLKLADGVTNSSMAWLLDQFFIHEPSQKSCFGYLSE from the exons ATGAAAGTCTCCGAAGTCTTACTCCACCTCTGGTGGTACGCTTTGGCTGGCTCTGCGGGCGCCTTAGCGAAATCGACTGGTGGTAGCCAGCCGGTGATTATCGACACAGATATTTTTGGCGACGTGGATGATGTAGGAGCTTTGACAGTCGCAAATACTTTGCAGAACTGTGGTTTGGCAGATGTGAGAGGTATTGCCATCGATACGCATTCAAAATATGGGGCCCTGGCTGCAAATGTACGCTTTATCACCT TGGCCTACAACTGGCCCAGGGCACTTGATAGTTCCGCGTCGACTCCGACGCCTCTTGAGATGTATCGTTCAGTCCTGAATGCTGCCACGGGAAACAGCATCAACATAATTTCAATTGGCTTCCTAACCAATCTCGCCGATCTCCTCAAATCCGAGCCAGACAAAATCAGCTCGTTATCTGGAAAAGATCTCATTTCTTCAAAGGTCAAAGAACTGGTTGTCATGGGAGGTAACTATCCTTCAGGCTGGGAGTATAACTTCGGCGATATGGATCCCGAAAGCACCGATTACATTCTTCGAAACTGGCCTAAGACTATTCCGATGACATTCTCGGGATTTGAGCTCGGAGGAAACGTATATTCTGGGCAGCGGATCGCTGAAAACTCGCCGGTCAACTCTCCAATTGTCGCTGCGTACCAGTGGTATGTTGGACGCGGATCCACCATTCGAATGTCCTGGGACCCGATCACGACACTGTATGGAATCTTGGGTCTTGATGGATTCTCCAAACTTGGCTTCAGACCCATGCTTGCCTATGCCAATAAAGATGGGTACAATAGCATCACCTCGAGCAATGGATCAAATGCTTGGGTCAACGACACCAGTGTTACCAATCAGCACTGGTTGAAGCTAGCTGATGGAGTGACAAATTCCAGTATGGCTTGGTTGCTTGACCAGTTCTTTATCCACGAGCCCTCCCAAAAAAGTTGTTTTGGTTATCTCTCTGAATAA